From Cydia fagiglandana chromosome 6, ilCydFagi1.1, whole genome shotgun sequence, the proteins below share one genomic window:
- the LOC134665078 gene encoding BMP-binding endothelial regulator protein, whose product MLGPRAAALCLLVLAVIADTVQASTAVIKGRREPCSNEGEPVRLNDKRLDQNWGNCFRCHCKNGYVECSNGVEECGQVEDCAVSMPRKGCCERCKGCWYNGTEHASHTEWDEEGRVLRCEAGVVTISRPECYAPCEKPRHQRHTHYNCPVCGECVINGQRVGEGRDVRIPEEPCLSCRCVHGALSCAKRACPVLPCAPAQQHTPLGECCPRCNVPTVDKMLPSHTFTKPCIIGNSLHAHLASFRVDPCTDCTCVNGTVVCARHTCPVLTCGARARPPAPGKCCPECPQVEEAKAACVIGGNTYQDGETWQLDACKSCECHGGEPRCAMERCPVVTCPPDQTLRRVPGQCCARCVDIDGICTVFGDPHYKTFDGKFYSFQGSCKYQLVSDCANGSFSIRISNDARNTSHSSWTRTATLRIGSTKINMGKKMRIKVNGNRISLPHRESGVAEIIRSNGSVLLKANIGVQMLWDGDGFLEVTVSSVYKGKLCGLCGNFNSIAKDDMRSRDGRMMSDAWEFGSSWRVGGRRACSRRRERPGRSQCRPRRRAKARRLCRGFDKYEAFTECAAKVNPHNYREACELDACNCSGFRCHCAAYGAYARECARLGAAPRDWQHEAWCAGGAPPWLTRGRDAARAAPPDTALMLPGTMPKPGSGRRPPPPILHPD is encoded by the exons AACGGATACGTAGAGTGCAGCAACGGCGTAGAAGAGTGCGGACAGGTGGAGGACTGCGCTGTCTCGATGCCTCGCAAGGGCTGCTGCGAGCGCTGCAAGGGGTGCTGGTACAACGGCACTGAGCACGCCTCGCACACGGAGTGGGACGAGGAGGGCCGAGTCCTGCGCTGCGAGGCCGGCGTCGTCACCATTTCGAGGCCGGAGTGCTACGCGCCATGCGAGAAGCCGAGACACCAGCGGCACACGCATTACAACTGTCCTGTCTGTGGCG AATGCGTGATAAACGGCCAAAGAGTGGGCGAGGGGCGCGACGTGCGCATCCCGGAGGAGCCGTGCCTGTCGTGCCGCTGCGTGCACGGCGCGCTCTCGTGCGCCAAGCGCGCGTGCCCCGTGCTGCCGTGCGCTCCCGCGCAACAACACACGCCGCTCGGCGAGTGCTGCCCCCGCTGCAATGTGCCCACAGTAGACAAGATGCTGCCCA GTCACACTTTCACAAAGCCGTGCATAATCGGCAACAGCCTCCACGCGCACCTGGCGTCGTTCCGCGTGGACCCGTGCACGGACTGCACGTGCGTGAACGGCACGGTGGTGTGCGCGCGGCACACGTGCCCCGTGCTGACGTGCGGGGCCCGCGCGCGCCCGCCCGCGCCGGGAAAGTGCTGCCCGGAGTGCCCGCAAGTCGAGGAGGCGAAGGCCGCATGTGTTATAGGCGGGAATACTTATCAG GATGGTGAAACATGGCAGCTTGATGCTTGCAAATCCTGTGAATGCCACGGCGGTGAACCTCGCTGCGCCATGGAGCGCTGCCCCGTCGTGACCTGTCCTCCCGACCAGACGCTGCGGCGCGTGCCGGGCCAGTGCTGCGCGCGGTGTGTCGACATCGACGGCATCTGTACCGTCTTCGGGGATCCCCATTACAAGACCTTTGATGGAAAATTCTACAGTTTCCAAGGATCCTGTAAATATCAATTAGTGTCCGACTGCGCAAATGGCTCATTTTCGATAAGAATTTCTAACGACGCTAGAAACACTTCACATTCCTCCTGGACACGCACGGCCACTCTTCGGATAGGGTCTACCAAAATTAATATGGGGAAAAAGATGCGAATCAAAGTAAACGGCAACAGAATCAGCTTGCCCCACAGAGAGAGCGGCGTAGCGGAGATAATCCGCAGCAACGGTTCCGTGCTTTTGAAGGCCAACATCGGAGTGCAAATGTTATGGGACGGAGACGGCTTCTTGGAAGTTACAGTGTCGAGTGTGTATAAAGGAAAATTGTGCGGTTTATGTGGCAATTTTAACTCTATAGCAAAGGACGATATGAGATCGCGCGACGGTAGGATGATGAGCGACGCGTGGGAGTTCGGTTCGTCGTGGCGGGTGGGCGGTCGGCGAGCTTGCTCGCGCCGGCGCGAGCGCCCCGGCCGCTCCCAGTGCCGGCCGCGCCGGCGGGCCAAGGCGCGTCGGCTGTGCCGCGGCTTCGACAAATACGAGGCTTTTACCGAGTGTGCGGCGAAAGTGAATCCTCACAATTATAGGGAGGCGTGTGAATTAGACGCGTGCAATTGTTCTGGCTTTCGGTGCCACTGTGCGGCGTACGGCGCGTACGCGCGCGAGTGCGCGCGGCTAGGCGCGGCGCCGCGGGACTGGCAGCACGAGGCGTGgtgcgcgggcggcgcgccgcCGTGGCTGACGCGCGGCCGCgacgccgcgcgcgccgcgccgcccgacaCGGCGCTGATGCTGCCCGGCACCATGCCTAAGCCGGGGTCCGGCCGTCGCCCCCCGCCGCCGATTCTGCATCCTGATTAA
- the LOC134665101 gene encoding troponin C-like isoform X2: MAHHNLNIEVLRKAFDGFDHNRSGSIPCDFVADILRMMGQPFNKSILEELIEEVDADKSGRLEFGEFVTLAAKFIVEEDAEAMQKELREAFRLYDKEGNGYIPTSSLKEILRELDDALSEEELEGLIQEIDTDGSGTVDFDEFMEMMTGE; the protein is encoded by the exons ATGGCCCATCATAATTTGAATATCGAAG TCCTTCGCAAGGCCTTCGATGGCTTCGACCACAACCGCTCGGGCAGCATTCCCTGCGACTTCGTCGCCGACATCCTCAGGATGATGGGTCAGCCCTTCAATAAATCCATCCTTGAAGAGCTCATTGAAGAAGTCGACGCTGATA AGTCTGGTCGCCTTGAGTTCGGTGAATTCGTAACCTTAGCCGCCAAGTTCATCGTAGAAGAGGACGCCGAAGCCATGCAGAAAGAGCTGAGGGAGGCGTTCAGATTGTACGACAAGGAAG GCAACGGTTACATTCCCACGTCGAGCTTGAAGGAGATCCTCCGCGAGCTGGACGACGCCCTGTCCGAGGAGGAGCTTGAGGGACTCATCCAAGAAATCGACACTGACGGCAGCGGTACCGTAGACTTCGATG aattCATGGAGATGATGACCGGAGAATAG